The Formosa sp. Hel1_33_131 genome window below encodes:
- a CDS encoding VOC family protein: MSVAPFHLAIPVWNLETCRIFYRDILGCVEGRHSDHWVDFNFFGHQLVIHFKPKEEATDLHVSKVDGKQVPVPHFGVILPWEKFESFSEHLKTQKINFIIEPYIRFEGQVGEQATMFFYDPAGNALEFKAFKDTSQIFAK; the protein is encoded by the coding sequence ATGTCTGTAGCCCCTTTTCATTTAGCCATCCCCGTTTGGAATTTAGAAACGTGTCGTATCTTTTATAGAGATATTTTAGGTTGCGTAGAAGGCCGCCACAGCGATCATTGGGTGGATTTTAATTTTTTTGGACACCAACTCGTGATTCATTTCAAACCAAAAGAAGAAGCAACGGATCTTCATGTCAGTAAGGTCGATGGAAAACAGGTGCCCGTTCCTCATTTTGGGGTGATTCTTCCTTGGGAAAAATTTGAAAGTTTTTCAGAACATTTGAAAACTCAAAAAATCAATTTTATTATTGAACCTTACATCCGTTTTGAAGGACAGGTTGGCGAACAAGCCACGATGTTTTTCTATGATCCCGCAGGGAATGCTTTAGAGTTTAAAGCCTTTAAAGATACGTCTCAGATTTTTGCTAAATAA
- a CDS encoding alpha/beta hydrolase, translating into MIKTIIPKLIGGIINFIGFFNSAYASNLALKLFSKPRDGQLTSYANSFLETATTKTTLHYNSLPIQTYHWEGTKETVLLAHGWESNSGRWRHKIQKLQKEGYNVIALDGPAHGGSGSDTFNAILYSEFINVVSEEFKPTSFIGHSVGAMALVIFLQKQTYTHARKIVLLGAPSAFIGIMKRYKEMMGYSQQIYKGIDTQIELKFGNPPSYFSTADFARNIAAEGLLIHDKNDRIIPYQDALDIDAQFKNAKLISTEGLGHSLKGDFISDEIIKFLSH; encoded by the coding sequence ATGATAAAAACAATCATCCCAAAACTTATCGGAGGAATTATAAACTTCATTGGATTTTTTAATTCGGCATACGCCTCCAATCTTGCCTTAAAATTATTTTCAAAGCCGAGAGATGGTCAACTGACTTCTTATGCGAATTCATTTTTAGAAACTGCGACGACGAAAACAACTTTGCACTACAACAGCTTGCCCATTCAAACCTATCACTGGGAAGGCACCAAAGAAACTGTGTTATTGGCACACGGTTGGGAAAGCAATTCTGGACGCTGGCGCCATAAAATTCAAAAACTACAAAAAGAAGGGTATAATGTGATCGCGCTGGATGGTCCTGCACATGGCGGGTCTGGAAGCGACACTTTTAATGCGATCCTCTATTCAGAATTCATCAATGTTGTCAGTGAAGAATTTAAACCCACTTCATTTATTGGACATTCTGTAGGAGCGATGGCTTTGGTTATTTTTCTTCAAAAACAAACCTATACGCACGCTAGAAAAATTGTACTTCTTGGAGCACCCTCAGCATTTATAGGCATCATGAAACGCTATAAAGAAATGATGGGCTATAGCCAACAAATTTATAAAGGGATAGATACTCAGATTGAGCTTAAATTTGGCAACCCACCGAGCTATTTTTCAACGGCTGACTTTGCGAGAAATATTGCTGCTGAAGGCTTACTAATTCACGATAAAAACGATCGCATCATCCCTTATCAAGATGCGCTTGACATTGATGCTCAGTTCAAAAACGCCAAACTAATCTCGACTGAAGGACTTGGCCACTCTCTAAAAGGGGATTTTATTTCTGATGAAATAATTAAATTTTTGAGCCACTAA
- a CDS encoding cupin domain-containing protein has product MAAYKIQKSPFVVPTTDGKLIEEHFGKATDGNSALSIAHMVAPPGWSEPFQTPEFEEYTFIIKGKKQFIIEGETLILEQGQSIKIEKNTRVQYSNPFDAPCEYIAICTPAFSIENVHREEQ; this is encoded by the coding sequence ATGGCAGCTTATAAAATTCAAAAATCCCCCTTTGTTGTTCCAACAACAGATGGCAAACTGATTGAAGAACATTTTGGGAAAGCAACGGACGGCAACTCCGCTCTGAGTATTGCCCACATGGTAGCTCCTCCAGGTTGGAGTGAACCCTTCCAAACGCCTGAATTTGAAGAATACACCTTTATCATCAAAGGAAAAAAACAATTCATTATTGAGGGCGAAACCCTCATTTTAGAACAAGGACAGTCCATTAAAATTGAAAAAAATACACGAGTTCAATATTCAAATCCCTTTGACGCCCCTTGTGAATATATAGCAATCTGCACACCCGCATTTTCAATAGAAAACGTACATAGAGAAGAACAATGA
- the rluF gene encoding 23S rRNA pseudouridine(2604) synthase RluF: MEPTSTRLNKYLSEAGHCSRRAADKLIDEGRVTINGVVPEMGTKVLEGDEVKVDGTTILNEAKKRTYIAFNKPVGIVCTTDTGVEKDNIIDYIKYPTRIFPIGRLDKDSEGLILLTDDGDIVNKILRASNNHEKEYIVTVDKPISQTFVQRMSAGIPLEELGKTTKSCNVEKLSTYEFKIVLTQGLNRQIRRMCEYLNYEVQSLKRTRIMNIHQQCEVGAYRDLTEDELNTLNETLKHSKKTL; encoded by the coding sequence ATGGAACCAACTTCAACAAGACTGAATAAATATTTAAGCGAAGCCGGGCATTGCTCGCGTCGTGCTGCTGACAAACTGATCGACGAAGGGCGTGTGACCATTAACGGAGTCGTTCCAGAAATGGGTACCAAGGTTTTAGAAGGCGACGAAGTAAAAGTCGATGGAACAACCATTCTTAATGAAGCCAAAAAACGAACCTATATCGCGTTCAACAAACCTGTTGGAATCGTTTGTACGACCGATACGGGCGTTGAAAAAGACAATATTATTGATTACATCAAATACCCAACTCGGATTTTCCCGATTGGACGTTTGGACAAAGATAGTGAAGGCTTGATTTTATTGACAGATGATGGCGATATCGTGAATAAAATTCTTCGTGCCAGTAACAACCATGAGAAAGAATACATCGTGACGGTGGACAAACCGATCTCTCAAACATTCGTACAACGCATGTCTGCAGGCATTCCATTAGAAGAACTCGGTAAAACCACCAAGTCCTGTAATGTAGAAAAGCTAAGTACTTATGAGTTTAAAATAGTGTTAACACAAGGCCTCAACCGTCAAATTCGTCGCATGTGCGAATACCTGAATTATGAAGTACAATCGTTGAAACGTACCCGCATCATGAACATTCATCAACAATGTGAAGTTGGTGCTTACCGCGATTTAACAGAGGATGAATTGAATACTTTAAACGAAACTTTGAAACACTCTAAAAAAACACTCTAA